The Moraxella nasicaprae sequence ATCTGTTTGGCTCTAACCACGCTGAGTAGTCCTGCCTTTGCTGGCGAACAAGAAGGTATTGTTGTGCCTGTATCAACCAATCATGGTCAAAACGCCATCAGTAGCGTTGAAAAAAATGGCAAACGCTACTTAACCTACCATCTTGCTGATTATGCCAAGCTGGTCAATGAATCGGTTTGGTCGGCTGACATGACAGCCAATCCTGCCATGACCGTCAAGTTGCAAACTTTGCTTGATTGGAATCATGCCTCGCCTGGTGCGATTGATGGTGGTTGGGGTGCAACCAGCAAAAAAGCCCTGCAAAATTTTCAGCAGTTACAAGATCTAGAACCGACTGGCAAAATGAATGAGGCCACTTGGCAAGCATTGCACAAAAACATCGCCAGCGACCAGCCCATCTTGGTTTCCTACACCATCACCGATGCTGACATGAAGGGTAATTATGCCAAACTGCCCAGCGAGCTAAGCGAACAAGCCAAGCAGGCAGGATTGTATTATGAAAATGTCGAAGAAATGCTTGGCGAACGCTTTCATATGTCGGTTCGTTATCTTAAAAAAATCAATCCTGACAAAAAATTTGTCGCAGGAGAAACCATCACCGTCATCAATACTGGTAAACCTTTGGACAAAAAAATCACTCATTTGATTGCCCATCGCCAAGATGGCGTGTTGTACGCCTATCATGAAGACAAACTGATTGCCACTTATCCAAGCATGATTGGCAAAGACGATAGCAAAACTGGCAATAATCGCTTTAAAATCACAGATAAAGTCAAAATGCCAAGCTATAAAGCCACAATCAACAAAGACGGCAAAACCAGTACCGTCATCTTGCCATCTGGTCCCAATAACCCTGTTGGCGTGGCATGGCTTGGTATTAACAAGCCCAACTGCGGTATTCATGGCTCGCCAATGCCTGACATCATTGACAAACCTGCTGAACTTGGTTGTATCAAGCTGACCAACTGGGATATTTTGGAAGTGTACGCCAATATTGAACAAGGAGCAATCGTCGAGATTCGCTAATCTACCCTGCATGAGCGGCTTAGAAAAAATGCCTTTGGCAGATAAGCCGCCAAATTTCTAACATGACAAAATGGTTTGGAATAGTGGGCGATGGGCATTTGGCTGGTGCTTTTGTTCTTATACCGCATGGGCGACTTAGAAAACTTGGTTAAGCCCTCGTTGCCAATACGGTAAGCTCCACCATCTAAAATAGAGTGTTCGCCAATAACGGCAACGCCATTGGCTTTTGGGTATTTTGCACTTTTTTTCTTGTTTAAAGGTAAGCCATTTTTCAAATTTTGACAGGTCAAGACCTGCTGGCATATACCAAGATTTATTGGTACTATCCCATTTTGCC is a genomic window containing:
- a CDS encoding L,D-transpeptidase family protein yields the protein MKKPSSLLTICLALTTLSSPAFAGEQEGIVVPVSTNHGQNAISSVEKNGKRYLTYHLADYAKLVNESVWSADMTANPAMTVKLQTLLDWNHASPGAIDGGWGATSKKALQNFQQLQDLEPTGKMNEATWQALHKNIASDQPILVSYTITDADMKGNYAKLPSELSEQAKQAGLYYENVEEMLGERFHMSVRYLKKINPDKKFVAGETITVINTGKPLDKKITHLIAHRQDGVLYAYHEDKLIATYPSMIGKDDSKTGNNRFKITDKVKMPSYKATINKDGKTSTVILPSGPNNPVGVAWLGINKPNCGIHGSPMPDIIDKPAELGCIKLTNWDILEVYANIEQGAIVEIR